In Castanea sativa cultivar Marrone di Chiusa Pesio chromosome 6, ASM4071231v1, a single window of DNA contains:
- the LOC142640788 gene encoding syntaxin-132-like isoform X2 yields the protein MNDLLTDSFVSDAKGQPSRENDIEMGMRVPGSNPDLGMGAFNKQIQETEKQVEKLSGFLKQLKDANEESKAVTKASAMKAIKKRMEKDIDEVGKIARNVKGKLEAISKDNISNRQKPGCEKGTGVDRARMNMTNALMKKFKDLMTEFQTLRQRIQDEYREVVERRVMTVTGTRPDDETIDHLIETGNSEQIFQKAMQEAGRGQVLNTLEEIQERHDVVKEIEKKLLDLHQIYLDMAVLVEAQGEILDNIENQVTNAVDHVKSGTDALQTAKTLQRKSRKCMMIAIILLLVIAIIIVLSILKPWNKGK from the exons ATGAACGATCTTCTGACG GATTCATTTGTTAGTGATGCCAAAGGTCAACCTTCCAGAGAAAATGATATCGAAATGGGAATGCGTGTTCCTGGGAGCAATCCTGATTTGGGAATGGGAGCTTTCAATAAGCAG ATACAAGAGACTGAGAAACAGGTGGAGAAGCTCTCCGGGTTTCTTAAACAACTGAAG GATGCTAATGAGGAATCGAAGGCTGTTACAAAAGCATCTGCCATGAAAG CTATTAAAAAGCGGATGGAGAAAGATATTGATGAAGTGGGAAAGATTGCACGAAATGTGAAAGGAAAACTAGAAGCCATTAGCAAAGAT AACATTTCCAATCGACAAAAGCCTGGATGTGAAAAGGGAACCGGTGTAGACAGAGCGAGGATGAATATGACAAA TGCCTTGATGAAGAAGTTCAAGGATCTAATGACAGAGTTCCAG ACCCTTAGGCAGAGAATCCAAGATGAATATCGCGAGGTTGTGGAGAGAAGAGTCATGACAG TCACAGGAACCAGACCAGATGATGAG ACAATTGACCACCTGATAGAAACTGGAAATAGTGAGCAAATCTTTCAGAAGGCAATGCAAGAAGCAGGACGAGGACAG GTGCTAAACACCCTTGAAGAAATTCAGGAGAGACATGATGTTgtaaaagaaattgagaaaaagCTGCTTGACTTGCATCAG ATTTACCTTGATATGGCGGTCTTAGTCGAGGCTCAAGGAGAGATATTAGATAACATCGAAAATCAG GTAACTAATGCAGTGGACCATGTAAAGTCGGGTACAGACGCTCTCCAAACTGCAAAGACTTTGCAAAGGAAGTCTAGAAAGTGCATGATGATCGCCATTATATTGCTCCTGGTTATTGCTATCATCATCGTGCTCTCTATTCTTAAACCATGGAACAAAGGAAAGTGA
- the LOC142640788 gene encoding syntaxin-132-like isoform X1, which translates to MNDLLTDSFVSDAKGQPSRENDIEMGMRVPGSNPDLGMGAFNKQIQETEKQVEKLSGFLKQLKDANEESKAVTKASAMKAIKKRMEKDIDEVGKIARNVKGKLEAISKDNISNRQKPGCEKGTGVDRARMNMTNALMKKFKDLMTEFQTLRQRIQDEYREVVERRVMTVTGTRPDDETIDHLIETGNSEQIFQKAMQEAGRGQVLNTLEEIQERHDVVKEIEKKLLDLHQIYLDMAVLVEAQGEILDNIENQVTTAVDHVQRGTTVLQNAKKLQKNSRKWMCIAIIILLVIVAVIVVGVIQPWKSSNGA; encoded by the exons ATGAACGATCTTCTGACG GATTCATTTGTTAGTGATGCCAAAGGTCAACCTTCCAGAGAAAATGATATCGAAATGGGAATGCGTGTTCCTGGGAGCAATCCTGATTTGGGAATGGGAGCTTTCAATAAGCAG ATACAAGAGACTGAGAAACAGGTGGAGAAGCTCTCCGGGTTTCTTAAACAACTGAAG GATGCTAATGAGGAATCGAAGGCTGTTACAAAAGCATCTGCCATGAAAG CTATTAAAAAGCGGATGGAGAAAGATATTGATGAAGTGGGAAAGATTGCACGAAATGTGAAAGGAAAACTAGAAGCCATTAGCAAAGAT AACATTTCCAATCGACAAAAGCCTGGATGTGAAAAGGGAACCGGTGTAGACAGAGCGAGGATGAATATGACAAA TGCCTTGATGAAGAAGTTCAAGGATCTAATGACAGAGTTCCAG ACCCTTAGGCAGAGAATCCAAGATGAATATCGCGAGGTTGTGGAGAGAAGAGTCATGACAG TCACAGGAACCAGACCAGATGATGAG ACAATTGACCACCTGATAGAAACTGGAAATAGTGAGCAAATCTTTCAGAAGGCAATGCAAGAAGCAGGACGAGGACAG GTGCTAAACACCCTTGAAGAAATTCAGGAGAGACATGATGTTgtaaaagaaattgagaaaaagCTGCTTGACTTGCATCAG ATTTACCTTGATATGGCGGTCTTAGTCGAGGCTCAAGGAGAGATATTAGATAACATCGAAAATCAG GTTACAACTGCAGTCGATCATGTCCAAAGAGGGACAACTGTACTTCAAAATGCAAAGAAACTCCAGAAGAACTCCAGAAAATGGATGTGCATTGCCATTATTATTCTCTTAGTAATAGTAGCCGTTATAGTTGTCGGTGTCATCCAACCTTGGAAGAGTAGCAACGGTGCTTGA